One Salvelinus fontinalis isolate EN_2023a chromosome 27, ASM2944872v1, whole genome shotgun sequence genomic region harbors:
- the LOC129824874 gene encoding double-stranded RNA-specific adenosine deaminase-like isoform X1, with product MSRGRGGPPIEHYHRPPLPQLQAKQQYYRAGPLGFHPRGPPQQAPHPNVHSYLGPVPPLVPPSAHSQPLYPSAPPPPGHSPALSQQSSCPSGPNSFRQQQVHFLRGQNTEAPQFRVSPRGAQSLGRGGPNGLYNESNQAQAGYSRYSQNSSRGRGGYSSERGRGNGRDFGYPPSQGPPRGLTGPRFWNQKQTLTQKQGFNRQWSLHADCADRPSFSEGFQSLSLDRERSYRGRVDRGDSFDKASVCSSNNSNNKSAPTFQPPDIREQVLQALADLSPGEKLQAKCLAKTLRCPKKFINQALYGLERDKKASKHGESPPEWTVYVEEPESRDSDPESPRSQPREHSVESQERPSEEDCSHFLSVKEEDVVIEAEIQQIEAQGPEGNKEEDYYVESDSHSSSSESSESYRQHSQSQTQQPSINSSSNEELDLDASDMADCGSNQKELILQYLLEAGEATALVISKNLGLRGAKQVNPTLYAMEKQGDVSRNAEVTPHIWELSVHRRERMERSLKAERSAPAKVEGMGSGFQAVPPGLECLEANAEAEDESNGGQWATDDIPEFLNAISRDGGGTVAVSLAAPPPQNLRAKLQEVRAKNPVSGLMEFAQYQGHNCEFLLLDQSGPSHDPRFRMQVMLDGRLFPVAEASNKKVAKKDAAAATLRILLREIEGGGAEEGLTAGVDQAMDPTSDVPEVVEGPPQALSRSLPGGKNPVSMLMEYSQRTGNPIEFINTGQEGPPHDPRFMFRVKIGESLCAESSAPSKKAARQLAAEEAVKELMADGRLQLNKPQFPLCLSGDEGGFMPACPSLPPLTEEELRSAHEAGVGDLISHLNNNAVSGLLEYARARGFAAEIRLVGQSGPPHEPKFTYQAKLGGRWFPPVCASNKKQGKQEAADAALRVLIGEAEKAARTGELTPAELPLSGGTIHDQIAMLSHQRFNALTTRIQHSLLGRKILATIVMKRGEGLGTVVSLGTGNRCVKGEELSLKGDTVNDCHAEIISRRGFIRFLYAELLKHCEGSEDSIFEPAEENKLRIKPDTTFHLYISTAPCGDGALFDKSCSEDAGDGQGHQPLFENAKQGKLRTKVENGEGTIPVESSTILPTWDGIQHGERLRTMSCSDKILRWNVLGLQGALLSNFLHPIYLASITLGYLYSHGHLTRAVCCRLARDGEAFSKSLPAPYTLNHPEVGRVSVYDSTRHTGKTKESSVNWSQPDHITVEVLDGTKGKLDGYAPRTTTRTRPSDLIHPHPDSSTSPKLDVSRVSKSNIFRQFRSVCQQYGRQDLLALPSYAQAKMAAMSFQVAKQQFFDALGSHGYGAWIGKPLEEKSFDEAAASDGHGAGSVANSNQGYNNNNSYGSTTTDYNSSQWGSSAYTQAM from the exons ATGAGCAGAGGACGAGGAGGGCCCCCCATAGAGCATTACCACCGACCCCCTCTTCCCCAACTGCAGGCTAAGCAACAATACTACAGAGCTGGACCCCTGGGATTTCACCCCAGAGGCCCTCCACAACAGGCCCCACACCCAAACGTTCATTCATACCTAGGCCCAGTCCCCCCTCTAGTACCACCCAGTGCCCACTCTCAGCCTCTCTACCCCTCCGCCCCTCCCCCACCCGGTCACAGCCCAGCCCTGAGTCAGCAGAGCTCTTGTCCCAGTGGTCCTAACTCCTTCAGGCAGCAGCAGGTCCACTTCCTGAGGGGACAGAACACTGAGGCTCCCCAGTTTAGGGTGAGCCCCAGAGGGGCGCAGAGCTTGGGTCGAGGGGGACCGAACGGACTCTATAACGAATCAAACCAGGCCCAGGCAGGGTACAGCAGATACTCCCAAAACAGCtctagggggagagggggatacagCAGCGAGCGAGGCAGAGGGAACGGTAGGGACTTCGGGTACCCACCCAGTCAAGGACCCCCTAGAGGACTAACCGGCCCTAGATTCTGGAACCAGAAGCAGACTTTAACCCAAAAGCAAGGCTTCAACAGACAGTGGAGCCTTCATGCAGACTGTGCTGACAGGCCGTCTTTCTCAGAAGGCTTTCAGAGTTTATCCTTAGACAGAGAGAGGTCCTACAGAGGAAGAGTTGACAGAGGCGACAGCTTTGACAAAGCTTCTGTCTGTAGTAGTAATAATTCAAACAACAAGAGTGCCCCTACGTTTCAGCCACCCGACATCCGAGAGCAAGTTTTGCAAGCCTTGGCAGATTTGAGCCCCGGTGAGAAGCTACAAGCAAAGTGTTTGGCCAAAACGCTGCGGTGCCCCAAAAAGTTTATCAACCAGGCCCTTTACGGTCTCGAGCGTGATAAGAAAGCTTCAAAACACGGTGAAAGTCCTCCAGAGTGGACTGTCTACGTAGAAGAACCGGAAAGTAGAGATTCTGATCCGGAAAGCCCACGTTCCCAACCGAGGGAACATTCTGTGGAGTCACAGGAAAGGCCTTCAGAAGAAGATTGCTCTCACTTCCTGTCTGTGAAGGAGGAGGACGTTGTCATCGAGGCTGAGATCCAGCAAATTGAAGCGCAGGGTCCTGAGGGCAACAAAGAAGAAGATTACTACGTAGAGTCCGATTCACACTCCTCTTCCTCAGAATCATCTGAGTCATATCGGCAACATTCCCAGTCCCAAACCCAACAGCCCAGTATCAACAGCAGCAGTAACGAAGAGCTTGACCTTGACGCGAGCGACATGGCGGACTGCGGCAGTAATCAGAAGGAGTTGATCCTGCAGTATCTGCTGGAGGCAGGGGAGGCCACGGCCCTGGTGATCTCCAAGAACCTGGGCCTGAGGGGCGCCAAGCAGGTCAACCCCACCCTGTACGCCATGGAGAAGCAGGGCGACGTGAGCCGCAACGCAGAGGTGACCCCTCACATCTGGGAGCTATCTGTCCATCgcagggagaggatggagaggagcctCAAGGCCGAGCGCAGCGCCCCTGCAAAGGTCGAAGGAATGGGGTCCGGATTCCAGGCGGTGCCACCCGGATTGGAGTGTCTGGAGGCCAACGCTGAGGCG GAGGATGAGTCGAACGGAGGGCAGTGGGCGACCGACGATATCCCCGAATTCCTCAACGCCATCAGCCGGGATGGAGGGGGGACAGTAGCAGTCTCCCTGGCAGCGCCCCCACCTCAGAACCTCCGTGCCAAACTCCAGGAGGTGAGGGCCAAGAACCCCGTCAGCGGCCTGATGGAGTTTGCCCAGTACCAGGGACACAACTGCGAGTTCCTGCTCCTCGACCAATCAGGGCCCTCACATGACCCCAG ATTCCGTATGCAGGTCATGCTGGACGGCAGGTTGTTTCCGGTTGCTGAGGCATCTAATAAAAAGGTGGCTAAGAAAGATGCTGCCGCAGCAACCCTGAGGATTCTGCTGCgtgagatagaggggggaggggctGAGGAGGGGCTCACTGCAGGGGTGGACCAGGCCATGGACCCCACCTCTGACGTCCCT gaAGTAGTGGAGGGTCCGCCCCAGGCCCTGTCCCGTTCCCTGCCAGGGGGTAAGAACCCTGTGTCCATGCTGATGGAGTACAGTCAGCGCACTGGAAACCCCATCGAGTTCATCAACACTGGACAGGAGGGCCCACCTCACGACCCACG GTTCATGTTCAGGGTGAAGATAGGGGAAAGCCTGTGTGCTGAGAGCTCAGCACCCAGTAAGAAGGCTGCCAGGCAGCTGGCTGCAGAGGAGGCAGTCAAGGAGTTAATGGCCGACGGGAGACTGCAGCTCAACAAG CCCCAGTTTcccctgtgtctgtctggtgaTGAAGGGGGCTTCATGCCCGCTTGCCCCTCCCTGCCCCCGCTGACAGAGGAGGAGCTGCGTTCTGCCCACGAGGCGGGGGTTGGTGACCTCATCAGCCACCTAAACAACAACGCCGTGTCAGGCCTGCTGGAGTACGCCCGGGCCAGGGGCTTCGCTGCAGAGATACGACTGGTCGGGCAGTCAGGACCACCGCACGAGCCCAA GTTTACCTACCAGGCTAAGCTAGGGGGCCGCTGGTTCCCTCCTGTCTGTGCTTCCAATAAGAAGCAAGGGAAACAGGAAGCAGCTGATGCAGCTCTGAGGGTTCTGATTGGAGAGGCAGAGAAGGCTGCCCGCACCGGGGAACTGACCCCTGCAGAG CTGCCACTGAGTGGTGGGACAATCCATGACCAGATCGCCATGTTGAGTCACCAGCGCTTCAACGCCCTCACCACACGCATACAGCACAGTCTTCTGGGAAGGAAGATCCTCGCCACCATCGTCATGAAGAGGGGGGAAGGGCTGGGGACCGTGGTCAGCCTGGGAACAG GAAATCGCTGTGTTAAAGGGGAGGAGCTGAGTCTTAAAGGGGACACTGTTAATGACTGCCACGCAGAAATCATCTCCAGGAGAGGATTTATCAG gttTCTGTATGCTGAGTTGCTGAAGCACTGTGAAGGATCAGAGGACAGCATATTTGAGCCAGCTGAGGAGAACAAGCTCCGGATCAAACCTGACACCACCTTCCACCTCTATATCAG tactgctCCGTGCGGAGACGGGGCGTTGTTTGATAAGTCGTGCAGCGAGGACGCGGGGGACGGCCAGGGCCACCAGCCCCTGTTTGAGAACGCCAAGCAGGGCAAGCTGCGCACCAAGGTGGAGAATG GTGAGGGCACCATCCCGGTAGAGTCATCGACCATCTTGCCCACCTGGGACGGCATCCAGCACGGCGAGCGTCTGAGGACCATGAGCTGCAGCGACAAGATCCTTCGCTGGAACGTCCTGGGTCTGCAGGGAGCCCTGCTCTCCAACTTCCTCCATCCTATCTACCTGGCTTCAATCACcttgg GCTACCTGTACAGCCATGGCCACCTGACACGTGCTGTCTGCTGCCGATTGGCCAGAGACGGCGAAGCCTTCTCCAAGAGTCTACCTGCTCCCTACACACTCAACCACCCCGAG GTGGGCAGGGTGAGTGTGTATGACTCGACGCGTCACACAGGGAAGACCAAGGAGTCCAGCGTGAACTGGAGCCAGCCAGACCACATCACTGTGGAGGTGCTGGATGGGACCAAGGGCAAACTGGACGGGTACGCACCCCGCACCACAACTAGAACCAGACCCTCAGACCTCATCCACCCTCATCCAGATAGCAGCACCAG CCCCAAACTGGACGTGTCGCGGGTCTCCAAGTCCAACATCTTCCGGCAATTCCGGTCTGTATGCCAACAGTACGGGCGCCAGGACCTGCTGGCTCTCCCGTCTTACGCCCAAGCCAAGATGGCCGCCATGTCCTTCCAGGTCGCCAAGCAGCAGTTCTTCGATGCGCTCGGTAGCCATGGTTACGGAGCCTGGATTGGCAAGCCATTGGAGGAGAAGAGCTTTGACGAAGCGGCGGCCTCCGATGGCCATGGGGCAGGAAGTGTTGCTAATAGCAACCAGGggtacaacaacaacaatagcTATGGAAGCACAACCACTGACTATAACAGCAGCCAGTGGGGTAGTAGTGCGTACACACAGGCCATGtag
- the LOC129824874 gene encoding double-stranded RNA-specific adenosine deaminase-like isoform X2 — MSRGRGGPPIEHYHRPPLPQLQAKQQYYRAGPLGFHPRGPPQQAPHPNVHSYLGPVPPLVPPSAHSQPLYPSAPPPPGHSPALSQQSSCPSGPNSFRQQQVHFLRGQNTEAPQFRVSPRGAQSLGRGGPNGLYNESNQAQAGYSRYSQNSSRGRGGYSSERGRGNGRDFGYPPSQGPPRGLTGPRFWNQKQTLTQKQGFNRQWSLHADCADRPSFSEGFQSLSLDRERSYRGRVDRGDSFDKASVCSSNNSNNKSAPTFQPPDIREQVLQALADLSPGEKLQAKCLAKTLRCPKKFINQALYGLERDKKASKHGESPPEWTVYVEEPESRDSDPESPRSQPREHSVESQERPSEEDCSHFLSVKEEDVVIEAEIQQIEAQGPEGNKEEDYYVESDSHSSSSESSESYRQHSQSQTQQPSINSSSNEELDLDASDMADCGSNQKELILQYLLEAGEATALVISKNLGLRGAKQVNPTLYAMEKQGDVSRNAEVTPHIWELSVHRRERMERSLKAERSAPAKVEGMGSGFQAVPPGLECLEANAEAEDESNGGQWATDDIPEFLNAISRDGGGTVAVSLAAPPPQNLRAKLQEVRAKNPVSGLMEFAQYQGHNCEFLLLDQSGPSHDPRFRMQVMLDGRLFPVAEASNKKVAKKDAAAATLRILLREIEGGGAEEGLTAGVDQAMDPTSDVPEVVEGPPQALSRSLPGGKNPVSMLMEYSQRTGNPIEFINTGQEGPPHDPRFMFRVKIGESLCAESSAPSKKAARQLAAEEAVKELMADGRLQLNKPQFPLCLSGDEGGFMPACPSLPPLTEEELRSAHEAGVGDLISHLNNNAVSGLLEYARARGFAAEIRLVGQSGPPHEPKFTYQAKLGGRWFPPVCASNKKQGKQEAADAALRVLIGEAEKAARTGELTPAELPLSGGTIHDQIAMLSHQRFNALTTRIQHSLLGRKILATIVMKRGEGLGTVVSLGTGNRCVKGEELSLKGDTVNDCHAEIISRRGFIRFLYAELLKHCEGSEDSIFEPAEENKLRIKPDTTFHLYISTAPCGDGALFDKSCSEDAGDGQGHQPLFENAKQGKLRTKVENGEGTIPVESSTILPTWDGIQHGERLRTMSCSDKILRWNVLGLQGALLSNFLHPIYLASITLGYLYSHGHLTRAVCCRLARDGEAFSKSLPAPYTLNHPEVGRVSVYDSTRHTGKTKESSVNWSQPDHITVEVLDGTKGKLDGPKLDVSRVSKSNIFRQFRSVCQQYGRQDLLALPSYAQAKMAAMSFQVAKQQFFDALGSHGYGAWIGKPLEEKSFDEAAASDGHGAGSVANSNQGYNNNNSYGSTTTDYNSSQWGSSAYTQAM, encoded by the exons ATGAGCAGAGGACGAGGAGGGCCCCCCATAGAGCATTACCACCGACCCCCTCTTCCCCAACTGCAGGCTAAGCAACAATACTACAGAGCTGGACCCCTGGGATTTCACCCCAGAGGCCCTCCACAACAGGCCCCACACCCAAACGTTCATTCATACCTAGGCCCAGTCCCCCCTCTAGTACCACCCAGTGCCCACTCTCAGCCTCTCTACCCCTCCGCCCCTCCCCCACCCGGTCACAGCCCAGCCCTGAGTCAGCAGAGCTCTTGTCCCAGTGGTCCTAACTCCTTCAGGCAGCAGCAGGTCCACTTCCTGAGGGGACAGAACACTGAGGCTCCCCAGTTTAGGGTGAGCCCCAGAGGGGCGCAGAGCTTGGGTCGAGGGGGACCGAACGGACTCTATAACGAATCAAACCAGGCCCAGGCAGGGTACAGCAGATACTCCCAAAACAGCtctagggggagagggggatacagCAGCGAGCGAGGCAGAGGGAACGGTAGGGACTTCGGGTACCCACCCAGTCAAGGACCCCCTAGAGGACTAACCGGCCCTAGATTCTGGAACCAGAAGCAGACTTTAACCCAAAAGCAAGGCTTCAACAGACAGTGGAGCCTTCATGCAGACTGTGCTGACAGGCCGTCTTTCTCAGAAGGCTTTCAGAGTTTATCCTTAGACAGAGAGAGGTCCTACAGAGGAAGAGTTGACAGAGGCGACAGCTTTGACAAAGCTTCTGTCTGTAGTAGTAATAATTCAAACAACAAGAGTGCCCCTACGTTTCAGCCACCCGACATCCGAGAGCAAGTTTTGCAAGCCTTGGCAGATTTGAGCCCCGGTGAGAAGCTACAAGCAAAGTGTTTGGCCAAAACGCTGCGGTGCCCCAAAAAGTTTATCAACCAGGCCCTTTACGGTCTCGAGCGTGATAAGAAAGCTTCAAAACACGGTGAAAGTCCTCCAGAGTGGACTGTCTACGTAGAAGAACCGGAAAGTAGAGATTCTGATCCGGAAAGCCCACGTTCCCAACCGAGGGAACATTCTGTGGAGTCACAGGAAAGGCCTTCAGAAGAAGATTGCTCTCACTTCCTGTCTGTGAAGGAGGAGGACGTTGTCATCGAGGCTGAGATCCAGCAAATTGAAGCGCAGGGTCCTGAGGGCAACAAAGAAGAAGATTACTACGTAGAGTCCGATTCACACTCCTCTTCCTCAGAATCATCTGAGTCATATCGGCAACATTCCCAGTCCCAAACCCAACAGCCCAGTATCAACAGCAGCAGTAACGAAGAGCTTGACCTTGACGCGAGCGACATGGCGGACTGCGGCAGTAATCAGAAGGAGTTGATCCTGCAGTATCTGCTGGAGGCAGGGGAGGCCACGGCCCTGGTGATCTCCAAGAACCTGGGCCTGAGGGGCGCCAAGCAGGTCAACCCCACCCTGTACGCCATGGAGAAGCAGGGCGACGTGAGCCGCAACGCAGAGGTGACCCCTCACATCTGGGAGCTATCTGTCCATCgcagggagaggatggagaggagcctCAAGGCCGAGCGCAGCGCCCCTGCAAAGGTCGAAGGAATGGGGTCCGGATTCCAGGCGGTGCCACCCGGATTGGAGTGTCTGGAGGCCAACGCTGAGGCG GAGGATGAGTCGAACGGAGGGCAGTGGGCGACCGACGATATCCCCGAATTCCTCAACGCCATCAGCCGGGATGGAGGGGGGACAGTAGCAGTCTCCCTGGCAGCGCCCCCACCTCAGAACCTCCGTGCCAAACTCCAGGAGGTGAGGGCCAAGAACCCCGTCAGCGGCCTGATGGAGTTTGCCCAGTACCAGGGACACAACTGCGAGTTCCTGCTCCTCGACCAATCAGGGCCCTCACATGACCCCAG ATTCCGTATGCAGGTCATGCTGGACGGCAGGTTGTTTCCGGTTGCTGAGGCATCTAATAAAAAGGTGGCTAAGAAAGATGCTGCCGCAGCAACCCTGAGGATTCTGCTGCgtgagatagaggggggaggggctGAGGAGGGGCTCACTGCAGGGGTGGACCAGGCCATGGACCCCACCTCTGACGTCCCT gaAGTAGTGGAGGGTCCGCCCCAGGCCCTGTCCCGTTCCCTGCCAGGGGGTAAGAACCCTGTGTCCATGCTGATGGAGTACAGTCAGCGCACTGGAAACCCCATCGAGTTCATCAACACTGGACAGGAGGGCCCACCTCACGACCCACG GTTCATGTTCAGGGTGAAGATAGGGGAAAGCCTGTGTGCTGAGAGCTCAGCACCCAGTAAGAAGGCTGCCAGGCAGCTGGCTGCAGAGGAGGCAGTCAAGGAGTTAATGGCCGACGGGAGACTGCAGCTCAACAAG CCCCAGTTTcccctgtgtctgtctggtgaTGAAGGGGGCTTCATGCCCGCTTGCCCCTCCCTGCCCCCGCTGACAGAGGAGGAGCTGCGTTCTGCCCACGAGGCGGGGGTTGGTGACCTCATCAGCCACCTAAACAACAACGCCGTGTCAGGCCTGCTGGAGTACGCCCGGGCCAGGGGCTTCGCTGCAGAGATACGACTGGTCGGGCAGTCAGGACCACCGCACGAGCCCAA GTTTACCTACCAGGCTAAGCTAGGGGGCCGCTGGTTCCCTCCTGTCTGTGCTTCCAATAAGAAGCAAGGGAAACAGGAAGCAGCTGATGCAGCTCTGAGGGTTCTGATTGGAGAGGCAGAGAAGGCTGCCCGCACCGGGGAACTGACCCCTGCAGAG CTGCCACTGAGTGGTGGGACAATCCATGACCAGATCGCCATGTTGAGTCACCAGCGCTTCAACGCCCTCACCACACGCATACAGCACAGTCTTCTGGGAAGGAAGATCCTCGCCACCATCGTCATGAAGAGGGGGGAAGGGCTGGGGACCGTGGTCAGCCTGGGAACAG GAAATCGCTGTGTTAAAGGGGAGGAGCTGAGTCTTAAAGGGGACACTGTTAATGACTGCCACGCAGAAATCATCTCCAGGAGAGGATTTATCAG gttTCTGTATGCTGAGTTGCTGAAGCACTGTGAAGGATCAGAGGACAGCATATTTGAGCCAGCTGAGGAGAACAAGCTCCGGATCAAACCTGACACCACCTTCCACCTCTATATCAG tactgctCCGTGCGGAGACGGGGCGTTGTTTGATAAGTCGTGCAGCGAGGACGCGGGGGACGGCCAGGGCCACCAGCCCCTGTTTGAGAACGCCAAGCAGGGCAAGCTGCGCACCAAGGTGGAGAATG GTGAGGGCACCATCCCGGTAGAGTCATCGACCATCTTGCCCACCTGGGACGGCATCCAGCACGGCGAGCGTCTGAGGACCATGAGCTGCAGCGACAAGATCCTTCGCTGGAACGTCCTGGGTCTGCAGGGAGCCCTGCTCTCCAACTTCCTCCATCCTATCTACCTGGCTTCAATCACcttgg GCTACCTGTACAGCCATGGCCACCTGACACGTGCTGTCTGCTGCCGATTGGCCAGAGACGGCGAAGCCTTCTCCAAGAGTCTACCTGCTCCCTACACACTCAACCACCCCGAG GTGGGCAGGGTGAGTGTGTATGACTCGACGCGTCACACAGGGAAGACCAAGGAGTCCAGCGTGAACTGGAGCCAGCCAGACCACATCACTGTGGAGGTGCTGGATGGGACCAAGGGCAAACTGGACGG CCCCAAACTGGACGTGTCGCGGGTCTCCAAGTCCAACATCTTCCGGCAATTCCGGTCTGTATGCCAACAGTACGGGCGCCAGGACCTGCTGGCTCTCCCGTCTTACGCCCAAGCCAAGATGGCCGCCATGTCCTTCCAGGTCGCCAAGCAGCAGTTCTTCGATGCGCTCGGTAGCCATGGTTACGGAGCCTGGATTGGCAAGCCATTGGAGGAGAAGAGCTTTGACGAAGCGGCGGCCTCCGATGGCCATGGGGCAGGAAGTGTTGCTAATAGCAACCAGGggtacaacaacaacaatagcTATGGAAGCACAACCACTGACTATAACAGCAGCCAGTGGGGTAGTAGTGCGTACACACAGGCCATGtag